The following are encoded together in the Edaphobacter lichenicola genome:
- a CDS encoding nucleotidyltransferase family protein, whose amino-acid sequence MRRIGAVILAAGASRRLGEPKQLVKVGAENLLERSVRVGHEAGFSPVIVVLGASAESIEAACKLGDAEVLINESWSEGMGASVRVGVGALRDVDGCVLMTCDMPAVTATHLRTLSASGEVTGSAYAGWRGVPAYFPAASFEDLMKLRGDAGAKNLLRSAPCVALAGGELDVDTIEDLERARALFG is encoded by the coding sequence GTGAGGCGCATTGGCGCGGTGATTCTCGCGGCTGGAGCTTCGAGGCGGCTGGGGGAGCCGAAGCAACTGGTAAAGGTTGGAGCGGAAAATCTGTTGGAACGTTCGGTGAGGGTTGGTCATGAGGCTGGGTTCTCACCGGTGATTGTGGTGTTGGGGGCTTCGGCGGAATCGATCGAGGCGGCGTGTAAGTTGGGGGACGCTGAGGTTTTGATAAATGAAAGCTGGAGCGAGGGGATGGGTGCTTCCGTGCGAGTCGGTGTGGGGGCTCTGCGAGACGTGGATGGCTGTGTATTGATGACTTGTGATATGCCGGCTGTAACGGCTACACACTTGCGAACTTTGTCGGCTTCGGGAGAGGTAACAGGGTCAGCATATGCCGGGTGGAGAGGAGTGCCAGCTTATTTTCCGGCGGCATCTTTTGAGGATCTGATGAAGTTGCGGGGCGATGCCGGCGCAAAGAATCTATTGCGGTCGGCGCCTTGTGTCGCATTGGCCGGCGGGGAGTTGGATGTGGATACGATTGAAGATCTGGAACGTGCGCGTGCGTTGTTTGGGTAG